From the genome of Pseudomonadota bacterium:
GTTTTTCCCGCCGACGGGGGCGCGGATGCGGGCGATCCGTTCGATCTGCCGGGGCCGCCGTTCTCGGAGCAGGTGGACGAGTACTGGGGCGACGCGCCGGACGAGGAGACGCGCCTCGCGATCTTCGACGCGCTCTGGCAGAACCTCGCGGACACGTACGCGTGCTTCTCGGTGCTCGACGTGGACTGGGACGAGGTGCGCGCGCGGTACCGCGACGAGGTCGGCGCGGCCGAGGGGTACGGCCGCTTCTACCAGCTCCTCTCGTGGATGAACGCCGAGCTCGAGGACGGCCACACGAGCTTCTCGAGCGCCGGCATCTGCGGGACGCCGCTCGCGCTCCGGCCGCCGTTCTTCCGGACCGATCAGTGGTCGAGCGCCATCGGCGCGTGCGTGACGCAGACCGACAGCGGCGAGCTGCTCGTCTACCGCGCGGCGGACGACAACCCCGCCGGGCTCGCGCCGGGCGACGTGATCGTCGGCTACGACGACACGCCGTGGGCCGAGCTGCTCGAGGAGATCGACTCGTGGGAGCTGCCCCTGTGCGGCAGCGTCGGCTCCGCGGATCAGGTCATGGAGTGGTCCCGCCTGACGTCCGTCACCGCGAACCCGCACCTCTTCGCGCGGCTCGACGTGCGTCGCCACGGCGCGGGCGCGATCGAGTCGATCCCCACCACGGCGCTGCTCGAGTACGAGCCGCGGCTCGCGTGCACGGATCAGCTGCCGGTCCCGGGCGTCGAGTTCCCGTGGGTGACCGACGAGGAGGGCGCCGAGGCCTCCACGGACGCGTCGTGGGGCGTGATCGAGGGGACGAACGTCGGCTACATCTACATGTACAGCCAGTACCTCGTGTGGCTCGATCTCCCGGACGCGCTCACGGAGCTCGCGGGCACGGACGGCCTGATCATCGACCAGCGCTACAACCACGGCGGCTGGCCGAGCCCGGACGCGTTCGATCTCCTGTTCGACCACACGGTCGAGAACCTCTGGAACTGCGCGGAGCGTGATCCCGGGGCGGACGACTACACGACGCTCGCGCCCGACGATCACGACTGGTACTTCATCGAGGGGGATCCCGAGAACGCGTACGCCGGGCCGATCGCGGTGCTCCAGGGCCCGCACGCGGTCTCGGGCGGCGATCTCTTCCCGTACGCCATGAGCAAGAGCGCGAGCGTCCGCAGGTTCGGCCGCATCACGCACGGCAGCTACGGCTGCAGGTACGACTTCTGGGATCTCGATCCCTTCATCGACGATCTGCGCTCGACCTACACCGGCTGCATGTTCCTGGACGAGGATCTCGCCGCCATGCAGAAGTGGGAGAATCACCCGGACGTGGAGACGTGGCTCACGGAGGACGGGGTGGCGAACGGCGAGGACACGGTCGTATCGGCCGCGCTCGCGTGGCTCGAAGAGCAGGGCGCCGCGAAGTAGGGAGGGCGTGATGCGATCGACTTGCCGGTGGATGGCGCTCACGGCGTGTCTCGCGGCCGCGTGCGCGGACGCGGCGAAGGATCCGGGGCCGTTCGACATCGACGGCTGGATCGGGCAGTGCGAGGATCGGTGCGAGCAGCAGTCGTCGTGCGAGCCCGAGGAGTTCCTCTTCTACCACGGCGACATGGACAACTGCCTGCGCGACTGCCCGTACTACCTCGAGCGCGACGAGAACCTCGCGTTCGTCGAGGAGACGCCCGACGCCTGCCTCGAGGCGCTCTACGCGCAGGTGAAGTGCGTGTTCCACATGTCGTGCGACGATCTCGATTCGTGGGACGTGGACAACTCGCACTCCCACTGCGGGGAGGAGACGACCGCCGCCGAGGAGGCGTGCGCGGGGATCGACGTCGGGGGCTTCCTGCAGGATTGCGGCTGGCCGCAGGATCACGACACGGATCTTTGAGCGAATCTCTTCCCCTTTTCCGGGGTATAATCGTCCTGTTCGACGATCATGACCGCGGCCTACGGCACGGGAGGGGAACATGTGCCTCGGATGGATGACGATTCGCCTCGCGCTCGTCGGGTGCCTCGCGCTCGCGGCGTCGGCGTTTTCTTGTCAAAGGACCAGCGCGTTCGATCTCCCGCCGGACGGCGGAACGGACACGGACGCGGACACCGACGTGGACACGGACGCGGATTCGGACACGGATCCGGACTCGTTCGTCGACTCGGACGGCGATCACCTCTCGGACGCGTACGAGGAGGAGCACGGCACGGATCCGGACGATCCGGACTCGGACGACGACGGCTACACCGACTACGTCGAGGAGATCGCGGGCACGGATCCGCTCGATCCCGACTCGAACCCGGGCGCCGAGGGGTGGTTCTACTTCCTGATGCCGTACCTCGGGAACCCGGATCCAGACCTCGGCACGCTCGTGTTCGCGACCAAGGTGAAGGTCGCGGACGTGTTCCTGCTCATGGACACGACCGGCAGCATGGGCGGCGAGATCTCGAACCTGAAGAGCACGCTGAGCGGCGCGATCATCCCCGCGCTCCAGGAGACGATCGTCGACGTCCGGTTCGGCGTGGGCTCCTTCGACGACTACCCGGTTTCGCCTTACGGCGACTCCTCGTCCGGCGACACCGTGTTCTCCATCCTCCAGACGATGACCGCGAGCGTCTCGGACGCGCAGGTCGCCGTGGACCAGCTCGTGACGCACTTCGGCGCCGACGGGCCCGAGAGCCAGGTGCCGGCGCTCTGGTCGATCGCCACCGGGCTCGGGCTCGGCGAGTACCTCCCGGATCAGACCAGCTGCATCGCGGGCGGCTACGGCTACCCGTGCTTCCGGCCCGGCGCCATGCCGATAGTCGTCCTGATGACCGACGCGCCGTTCCACAACGGGCCGGCCGGCGCCAACCCCTACGGCGCCGAGCTCCTCCTCGAGCCGCCGAGCTACACCGACGTCGTTGCCGCGCTCGACACGATCCACGCCAAGGTGCTGCCGGTTTTCAGCTCGGAGGGCGACGGCACGGTGGGACTGTCGCATTGCGAGGACATCGCGCTCGACACCGGCGCGGTGCTCGACGACGAGCCGCTCGTATTCGAGATCGGCGGCGACGGCACCGGTCTCGACACGGCGATCGTCGACGCGGTGGACACGCTCGTCACCGCGGTGCCGATGGACATCTCGGCCGAGACGCGGGACGACACGGCCGACGCCTTCGACGCGACGCAGCTCATCGATCACGTCGCCCCGAACCCTGCGGGCGGGATCGCGGATCCGATGGACCCGACGCTGATCTGCGTGGGCGGGCTGCCGACCGAGAACATCGACGACGACCCCGAGCAGGACGTGTTCCCGTCGGTCGAGCCCGGGCTGCCCGTGTGCTTCGACATCACGCCGATCCAGCAGAACATCGTCGCGCCGTCGTCGGGCGTGACGCAGGTCTTCCGCGCGTACGTCGACGTGATCGGCGCCGGCACGTCCGTGCTCGACACGCGCGAGGTGTACTTCGTCGTGCCGCCGGAGGAACCGCTGCCGTGAGAACCGCAACCTCGCCCAAGCTCTTCGTCCTCGTCCTCGCGTTCGCGCTCGCCGGCTGCGGCATGAAGACCATGCCCTGGTGGAACGTCGACGGCGGCGCCGCCGACGCGGACTCGGACGCCGACTCGGATACGGACGTCGACGCCGACGTGGATTCCGATTCGGACACCGATCCGGGGTCGTACGCCGACGACGACGGCGACTACCTGTCGGACGCGTTCGAGGAGGAGCTCGGCACGGATCCGGAGGATCCGGACTCGGACGGCGACGGCTGCCCGGACTTCGTCGAGTGGTTCGCGGGCACGGATCCGCTCGATCCGGACTCGAACCCCGCCGCCGAGGGGCACTCCTACTTCCTCATCCCGTACGAGGAGGCCACGGTCCCCGACGAGGACACGTTCGTCTTCGCGACCGAGATCCGGCTCGCGGACGTCTTCTTCGCCATGGACACGACCGGGAGCATGAACGGCGAGATCTCGAACCTGAAGGGCACGCTGACGAGCACGATCGTGCCCGGGCTGCAGGCGGCCATCGACAGCGTCTGGTTCGGAGTGGGGTTCTTCGACGACTACCCGGTGAGCCCCTACGGCACCGCCGCGACCGACTCGGTGTTCGGGCTGCTCCAGGCGATGACGCCGAACGTCGCCACGGCGCAGGACGGCGTCGACGCGCTCGCGCTGCACGGCGGCAACGACTGGGCTGAGGGGCAGGTGCCCGCGCTCTGGGCGATCGCGACCGGCGAGGGGCTCGGCGGCTTCCTCGACCCGCAGACCGGATGCCCGCCCGGCCGCTACGGCTACCCGTGCTTCCGGCCCGGCGCGATGCCGATCGTGATCCTGATGACCGACGCGCCGTTCCACAACGGCCCCGGCGGCTACGATCCGTACGGCAGCGACGTCAGCCCGACGGCGCCGACCTACCTCGAGGCGGTGGAGGCGCTCG
Proteins encoded in this window:
- a CDS encoding S41 family peptidase, which encodes MRELTVKALAALSLSALSLALVACDPEKVTVFPADGGADAGDPFDLPGPPFSEQVDEYWGDAPDEETRLAIFDALWQNLADTYACFSVLDVDWDEVRARYRDEVGAAEGYGRFYQLLSWMNAELEDGHTSFSSAGICGTPLALRPPFFRTDQWSSAIGACVTQTDSGELLVYRAADDNPAGLAPGDVIVGYDDTPWAELLEEIDSWELPLCGSVGSADQVMEWSRLTSVTANPHLFARLDVRRHGAGAIESIPTTALLEYEPRLACTDQLPVPGVEFPWVTDEEGAEASTDASWGVIEGTNVGYIYMYSQYLVWLDLPDALTELAGTDGLIIDQRYNHGGWPSPDAFDLLFDHTVENLWNCAERDPGADDYTTLAPDDHDWYFIEGDPENAYAGPIAVLQGPHAVSGGDLFPYAMSKSASVRRFGRITHGSYGCRYDFWDLDPFIDDLRSTYTGCMFLDEDLAAMQKWENHPDVETWLTEDGVANGEDTVVSAALAWLEEQGAAK
- a CDS encoding VWA domain-containing protein, with the protein product MCLGWMTIRLALVGCLALAASAFSCQRTSAFDLPPDGGTDTDADTDVDTDADSDTDPDSFVDSDGDHLSDAYEEEHGTDPDDPDSDDDGYTDYVEEIAGTDPLDPDSNPGAEGWFYFLMPYLGNPDPDLGTLVFATKVKVADVFLLMDTTGSMGGEISNLKSTLSGAIIPALQETIVDVRFGVGSFDDYPVSPYGDSSSGDTVFSILQTMTASVSDAQVAVDQLVTHFGADGPESQVPALWSIATGLGLGEYLPDQTSCIAGGYGYPCFRPGAMPIVVLMTDAPFHNGPAGANPYGAELLLEPPSYTDVVAALDTIHAKVLPVFSSEGDGTVGLSHCEDIALDTGAVLDDEPLVFEIGGDGTGLDTAIVDAVDTLVTAVPMDISAETRDDTADAFDATQLIDHVAPNPAGGIADPMDPTLICVGGLPTENIDDDPEQDVFPSVEPGLPVCFDITPIQQNIVAPSSGVTQVFRAYVDVIGAGTSVLDTREVYFVVPPEEPLP
- a CDS encoding thrombospondin type 3 repeat-containing protein; protein product: MRTATSPKLFVLVLAFALAGCGMKTMPWWNVDGGAADADSDADSDTDVDADVDSDSDTDPGSYADDDGDYLSDAFEEELGTDPEDPDSDGDGCPDFVEWFAGTDPLDPDSNPAAEGHSYFLIPYEEATVPDEDTFVFATEIRLADVFFAMDTTGSMNGEISNLKGTLTSTIVPGLQAAIDSVWFGVGFFDDYPVSPYGTAATDSVFGLLQAMTPNVATAQDGVDALALHGGNDWAEGQVPALWAIATGEGLGGFLDPQTGCPPGRYGYPCFRPGAMPIVILMTDAPFHNGPGGYDPYGSDVSPTAPTYLEAVEALGELHARVITVYSGPVEVDGQTHCEALSLDTGAAVDGEPLMFPIASTGAGLDEAIVGAVDELVTAVPLDISTFARDYESDTVDAAALIVRVVPNTEGGLADPQDPTVICVGGLDTENNDGDPEDDVFTDVFPGTPVCFDIVPIAQNETIPEQLEPQLYPAFVDVYGAETVLLDTREVFFIVPPTVPVN